In Nocardioides cavernae, a single genomic region encodes these proteins:
- a CDS encoding sensor histidine kinase, with translation MTMPATHTSLLYDSDRHYASEAGSFVRDGLEQGHRALVMAPPSRLELLQSELGRDAAEVTFVEDDIAYEPQWRAYRVLLDFAAEAPEVRSCVIAEQTLETRSPAELVDYRRLESAINVVFAEAAVDLLCPYDAGRLPSDLLDIARHAHNGLRVEGSVAPNPAFADPMAVLAGLSDVAPPPPGATTLECSRHSDLAATRRLVRARGAEIGLDPDLAADVELALTEVLTNALLHGSPPALVHLYEEADMWVCHVQDGGRLPVDPLAGVLPPAEPSEHGYGLWLARQLVAAVDVGTDRTGTHVRLHARMPG, from the coding sequence ATGACCATGCCAGCCACGCACACGAGCCTCCTCTACGACAGCGACCGTCACTACGCGTCGGAGGCCGGGAGCTTCGTGCGCGACGGCCTCGAGCAGGGGCACCGCGCCCTGGTCATGGCGCCGCCGTCGCGTCTGGAGCTGCTGCAGTCCGAGCTCGGTCGCGACGCGGCCGAGGTCACGTTCGTCGAGGACGACATCGCCTACGAGCCGCAGTGGAGGGCCTACCGCGTCCTCCTCGACTTCGCGGCCGAGGCGCCGGAGGTCCGCTCCTGCGTGATCGCCGAGCAGACCCTGGAGACACGCTCGCCTGCCGAGCTCGTCGACTACCGCCGGCTCGAGTCCGCGATCAACGTGGTCTTCGCCGAGGCGGCGGTCGACCTCCTGTGCCCCTACGACGCGGGCCGGCTGCCGTCGGACCTCCTCGACATCGCACGGCACGCCCACAACGGCCTGCGGGTCGAGGGGAGCGTGGCCCCGAACCCCGCCTTCGCGGATCCGATGGCCGTCCTGGCCGGCCTGTCGGACGTGGCGCCGCCGCCCCCGGGGGCCACCACCCTCGAGTGCTCCCGCCACTCCGACCTCGCGGCGACCCGCCGGCTGGTCCGCGCGCGCGGCGCTGAGATCGGACTCGACCCGGACCTGGCCGCCGACGTCGAGCTCGCGCTCACCGAGGTGCTCACCAACGCCCTCCTGCACGGCTCGCCGCCCGCCCTCGTCCACCTCTACGAGGAGGCCGACATGTGGGTGTGCCACGTCCAGGACGGCGGCCGCCTGCCCGTCGACCCCCTCGCGGGCGTCCTACCACCCGCCGAGCCGTCCGAGCACGGCTACGGGCTGTGGCTGGCGCGACAGCTCGTCGCGGCCGTCGACGTCGGCACCGACCGCACCGGCACGCACGTGCGGCTGCACGCGCGGATGCCCGGCTGA
- a CDS encoding SDR family NAD(P)-dependent oxidoreductase, translating into MTTKTTGMVALVTGGSTGLGLALSAGLARQGWQVITDGRSEEKFKGAALPEAVTVVVGDLTDADHRDRLRTEVERHGRLDLLVHNASTLGPLPMRPLAEVDIPDLMHVWRTNIGGPLVLTSALLPWLREADGVLLSISSDAAVQHYETWGLYGASKAALDHVTLTYAAETGLRAYAVDPGDMRTAMHQDAFPGEDISDRPLPETVVPRLLALVEARPESGRYAAADLGGVLG; encoded by the coding sequence ATGACGACGAAGACGACGGGAATGGTGGCACTGGTCACCGGGGGATCGACCGGGCTGGGGCTGGCGCTGAGCGCCGGGCTGGCGAGGCAGGGCTGGCAGGTGATCACGGACGGGCGCAGCGAGGAGAAGTTCAAGGGTGCAGCGCTCCCCGAGGCGGTGACGGTGGTCGTCGGCGACCTCACCGACGCCGACCACCGCGACCGCCTCCGGACGGAGGTGGAGCGCCACGGTCGGCTCGACCTCCTGGTCCACAACGCCAGCACCCTGGGCCCGCTGCCGATGCGCCCGCTGGCCGAGGTCGACATCCCCGACCTCATGCACGTCTGGCGGACCAACATCGGCGGCCCGCTGGTCCTCACGTCGGCGCTCCTGCCGTGGCTGCGCGAGGCGGACGGCGTGCTGCTGTCGATCAGCTCGGACGCGGCGGTCCAGCACTACGAGACGTGGGGGCTCTACGGCGCCAGCAAGGCGGCGCTCGACCACGTGACCCTGACCTACGCCGCCGAGACCGGCCTGCGGGCCTACGCCGTCGACCCCGGCGACATGCGGACGGCGATGCACCAGGACGCCTTCCCCGGCGAGGACATCTCGGACCGGCCGCTGCCGGAGACCGTCGTACCGCGCCTCCTCGCGCTGGTGGAGGCGCGGCCGGAGTCGGGTCGGTACGCCGCTGCCGACCTCGGAGGAGTCCTGGGATGA
- a CDS encoding SRPBCC family protein, with the protein MGDVEFEIERTVAAPIGEVFARLADIEGHNAWVLGRGSILRGTRQTSPGPVVVGTTYEDRTRMGTMPGEIAELDAPNRVVYHWWDRSSSGRTRMEGWPGYTLEAVGEGATLVRHDVRLRANGIRALGTPVLRIIAHRERTATMDALVRSFA; encoded by the coding sequence ATGGGCGACGTCGAGTTCGAGATCGAGCGCACGGTCGCGGCGCCGATCGGCGAGGTCTTCGCCCGACTCGCCGACATCGAGGGGCACAACGCGTGGGTGCTCGGGCGGGGCAGCATCCTGCGCGGGACGCGGCAGACGTCGCCCGGCCCGGTGGTCGTGGGCACGACCTACGAGGACCGCACCCGGATGGGGACGATGCCGGGCGAGATCGCCGAGCTCGACGCCCCGAACCGGGTCGTCTACCACTGGTGGGACCGCAGCTCGTCGGGACGGACGAGGATGGAGGGCTGGCCCGGCTACACCCTCGAGGCAGTCGGCGAGGGGGCGACGCTCGTACGACATGACGTGCGGCTGCGGGCCAACGGCATCCGCGCGCTCGGTACGCCGGTGCTGAGGATCATCGCCCACCGTGAGCGGACGGCGACCATGGACGCGCTCGTGCGCTCCTTCGCCTAG
- a CDS encoding VOC family protein, translating to MTDAQIAVQELRITLTVDDFDAAVRLYRDALGLPEVADWSSDRGRVLLLDAGRATLELFDEAQAAMVDDLEVGERVSGKVRLALQVPDADAAASTLVAAGATAVAPAVDTPWGDRNARVAAPDGMQLTLFTLTGES from the coding sequence ATGACCGATGCCCAGATCGCCGTCCAGGAGCTCCGGATCACCCTGACCGTCGACGACTTCGACGCTGCCGTACGTCTCTACCGCGACGCGCTCGGCCTGCCCGAGGTGGCCGACTGGAGCAGCGACCGGGGGCGGGTGCTGCTGCTCGACGCCGGCCGCGCGACGCTCGAGCTCTTCGACGAGGCGCAGGCCGCGATGGTCGACGACCTCGAGGTGGGGGAGCGGGTCTCGGGCAAGGTCCGCCTGGCACTCCAGGTGCCGGACGCCGACGCCGCTGCCTCGACGCTGGTGGCCGCCGGCGCCACGGCTGTCGCGCCCGCGGTGGACACCCCGTGGGGCGACCGCAACGCTCGCGTCGCCGCACCGGACGGCATGCAGCTGACGCTGTTCACGCTGACGGGGGAGTCCTGA
- a CDS encoding GNAT family N-acetyltransferase, with translation MTDYAIRTDLAAMDLDLVHDWLSTDAYWSLGRSREAVATAAEHSLNVGAFTEDGRQVAYARVVTDHATFAWLCDVYVDRDHRGRGLGNRLVAAVAQRVDELGVGRTLLKTRDAHDVYAGHGFEPVPDPDLWMIRTPPSA, from the coding sequence GTGACCGACTACGCGATCCGCACCGACCTCGCCGCCATGGACCTCGACCTCGTCCACGACTGGCTCAGCACCGACGCGTACTGGTCCCTGGGGCGCAGCCGCGAGGCCGTCGCGACGGCCGCGGAGCACTCGCTGAACGTCGGCGCCTTCACCGAGGACGGCCGGCAGGTGGCGTACGCCCGCGTCGTCACGGACCACGCCACCTTCGCCTGGCTGTGCGACGTGTACGTCGACCGCGACCACCGCGGACGCGGGCTGGGCAATCGGCTGGTCGCCGCGGTCGCGCAGCGTGTCGACGAGCTCGGCGTCGGCCGCACCCTGCTCAAGACCAGGGACGCCCACGATGTCTATGCGGGCCACGGCTTCGAGCCGGTGCCCGACCCGGACCTCTGGATGATCAGGACTCCCCCGTCAGCGTGA
- the soxR gene encoding redox-sensitive transcriptional activator SoxR: protein MDGRDLLPMGEISRRSGFAASAIRYYEAEGLIEAHRSGGGQRRFERNVLRRLAFIRAASNVGLTIEEIREELGRLPGNRTPTKADWQRISRHWGRRLDEQIAALQRLKSGLDGCIGCGCLSLRSCVFSNPDDVHGERGSGARLLPDSLRRPHPTRR from the coding sequence ATGGATGGTAGAGACCTGCTCCCGATGGGAGAGATCTCGCGGCGCAGCGGCTTCGCCGCGTCGGCGATCCGCTACTACGAGGCCGAGGGGCTCATCGAGGCACACCGGTCCGGTGGCGGTCAGCGACGGTTCGAGCGGAACGTGCTGCGGCGGCTGGCCTTCATCCGCGCGGCGTCCAACGTCGGCCTCACCATCGAGGAGATCCGCGAGGAGCTGGGCCGGTTGCCCGGCAACCGCACCCCGACGAAGGCCGACTGGCAGCGCATCTCCCGGCACTGGGGCCGCCGTCTCGACGAGCAGATCGCGGCGTTGCAGCGGCTCAAGAGCGGCCTCGACGGCTGCATCGGCTGCGGCTGCCTGAGCCTGCGGTCCTGTGTCTTCTCCAACCCCGACGACGTCCACGGCGAGCGCGGGTCGGGCGCCCGGCTGCTGCCCGACTCCCTGCGCCGACCGCACCCGACGAGGCGCTAG
- a CDS encoding S-adenosylmethionine:tRNA ribosyltransferase-isomerase, which yields MTLLHETPHTRFSPSAFAPQPAEDRGLARDEVRLLVATPDGLSHGRFRDLPDHLRAGDVLVVNTSATVAAEVDADLDGRPVVVHVAHRLDDGDAVVEMRTAPDAARALLTASTGEVVRIGDVRLVLREPWPGAASSPTGTGNRLWRASVRGDLDRQLAWNGRPIAYGYLDHRYPLEDYQTVFGTRPGSAEMASAARPFTHELVTRLVTAGVQVAPVTLHTGVSSQEVGEAPGPEWFEVTPTTARVINQARANGGRVVAVGTTATRAVESTVRGSTVVAGRGWTDRVVTPAAPPRVVDGLVTGWHDPMASHLLLVEAVAGARLTQAAYDAAVAEGYLWHEFGDSALLLRR from the coding sequence ATGACGCTCCTGCACGAGACGCCGCACACCCGCTTCTCACCATCGGCCTTCGCCCCGCAGCCGGCCGAGGACCGCGGCCTCGCGCGTGACGAGGTGCGCCTGCTGGTGGCGACACCGGACGGCCTGTCGCACGGACGCTTCCGCGACCTGCCCGACCACCTGCGCGCGGGCGACGTGCTGGTCGTCAACACGTCGGCCACGGTCGCTGCCGAGGTCGACGCCGACCTCGACGGGCGCCCGGTCGTGGTCCACGTCGCGCACCGCCTCGACGACGGCGACGCCGTCGTCGAGATGCGGACCGCGCCCGACGCGGCCCGGGCGCTCCTGACCGCGAGCACCGGCGAGGTGGTGCGTATCGGCGACGTACGCCTGGTCCTCCGCGAGCCGTGGCCCGGCGCGGCGTCGTCCCCGACGGGCACCGGCAACCGGCTCTGGCGCGCGTCGGTGCGCGGCGACCTGGACCGGCAGCTCGCCTGGAACGGCCGCCCCATCGCCTACGGCTACCTCGACCATCGCTACCCGCTCGAGGACTACCAGACCGTGTTCGGGACGCGGCCCGGCAGCGCCGAGATGGCGTCGGCCGCGCGGCCGTTCACCCACGAGCTCGTCACCCGGCTGGTCACCGCGGGCGTCCAGGTCGCGCCCGTCACGCTGCACACCGGGGTGTCGTCGCAGGAAGTCGGAGAGGCGCCCGGCCCGGAGTGGTTCGAGGTCACGCCCACGACCGCGCGCGTCATCAACCAGGCGCGGGCCAACGGCGGGCGCGTCGTCGCCGTCGGGACCACGGCGACCCGCGCGGTCGAGTCCACCGTGCGCGGGTCGACCGTGGTCGCAGGTCGCGGATGGACGGACCGGGTCGTCACGCCTGCCGCCCCACCCCGGGTCGTGGACGGCCTCGTCACCGGCTGGCACGACCCGATGGCGTCGCACCTCCTGCTCGTCGAGGCCGTCGCGGGCGCGCGCCTCACGCAGGCGGCGTACGACGCTGCGGTCGCCGAGGGCTACCTCTGGCACGAGTTCGGCGACTCGGCGTTGCTGCTGCGCAGGTGA
- a CDS encoding MEDS domain-containing protein, with translation MILGSHRASADLGSLEPGTHLCALEPDATTLGRVAATFVGQGLAAGDQLLYVASEDQVDGLVRSLSEHLDTGHALATGQLLTSSFEDAYGSSRPEHLDTVADGFRLAAQQAQKRGFPRLRVAARMDDLAALLGSVDDVAAWERMSTRLQRELQVSSVCLYDTSRLESGETATIAREHDGLAPAFEVSPIATFLAVDEPWGVRVTGEVDVTNRRLLHRLVLSRAAVTPRLRVDLEGVTFADAGTVARLRSIAAALPEGGQLVLARVPAVVRRILDATGLGHERLRLEP, from the coding sequence ATGATTCTCGGGTCACACCGCGCGTCTGCCGACCTCGGTTCGCTCGAGCCGGGGACGCACCTGTGCGCGCTCGAACCCGACGCGACCACGCTCGGCCGGGTCGCCGCGACCTTCGTCGGGCAGGGCCTCGCCGCTGGCGACCAGCTTCTCTACGTCGCCTCCGAGGACCAGGTCGACGGCCTCGTCCGGAGCCTGTCGGAGCACCTCGACACAGGGCACGCCCTCGCCACCGGCCAGCTCCTGACCAGCTCGTTCGAGGACGCCTACGGATCGTCGCGGCCCGAGCACCTCGACACGGTCGCCGACGGCTTCCGGCTCGCGGCACAGCAGGCGCAGAAGCGCGGGTTCCCCCGCCTCCGCGTCGCCGCCCGGATGGACGACCTCGCCGCGCTGCTGGGCTCCGTGGACGACGTGGCGGCCTGGGAGCGGATGTCCACGCGCCTCCAGCGCGAGCTGCAGGTCAGCTCGGTCTGCCTCTACGACACGAGCCGGCTCGAGTCCGGCGAGACAGCGACGATCGCGCGCGAGCACGACGGCCTGGCCCCCGCGTTCGAGGTCTCCCCCATCGCCACGTTCCTCGCGGTGGACGAGCCGTGGGGCGTGCGCGTCACGGGAGAGGTGGACGTGACCAACCGCCGGCTCCTCCATCGGCTGGTGCTCTCGCGTGCCGCGGTGACACCGAGGCTGCGCGTCGACCTGGAGGGCGTGACGTTCGCCGATGCGGGCACGGTCGCCCGCCTCCGCTCCATCGCCGCCGCCCTCCCCGAGGGAGGCCAGCTCGTGCTGGCGCGCGTGCCGGCCGTCGTACGCCGCATCCTTGACGCCACCGGTCTCGGGCACGAAAGATTGAGGCTCGAGCCATGA